One segment of Metallosphaera cuprina Ar-4 DNA contains the following:
- a CDS encoding ATP-binding protein: MEVTLRYLIVLSITLIEVALIPYLIPTYLGQLSAFLIIPLALFINGVVFPFILESMFSSFAYALSIVTLLTLFNVSDLLAVTYYISGLGVAFLIMFLTRSLWERSTLTIRRLNRRPDSKIFLLTFVLSILVYWLTKSVFLVVGVIVDCVFSSFLGEFYLALLSSLSWILLPYLIIFEPKSYNGPSNQIYIGTIEKVLIKGVIPGIFQSGYRYKWVNERGKFYIDFNKMKNYNSVIIGSSGYGKSTLARTILSQIKIDYIVFDIHGEYSDIPGKKIDMSVNGLNPLSLFERSPKQRSTEIAMMLKSVFGLGNIQTMTISNLLIEAYQEKGIYDEDRSTWSLEPPTIRDLITLIQRKKVAAINSQDINQLKSIEPYLLFLDSNVFLGKEDIKDLLRGQVVLDFSKVTTSHIKYIIMESVLISIFNYMYNEKSNTLKRLIVIDEAPFLLEKESGERLAERLFAEGRKFGHGFIIISQYSKKLERIINNATLVMAMRLSEPDELSYISKIIGGRYINAERTIYESLSGLERGMMITRDITEDEVIIVRIDGR, from the coding sequence ATGGAAGTTACCCTTAGATATCTCATTGTACTCTCTATAACCTTAATTGAAGTAGCCCTTATACCTTATTTGATTCCTACATATCTAGGACAGCTATCTGCTTTTCTAATCATTCCTCTTGCCCTCTTCATTAACGGAGTAGTATTTCCATTTATACTTGAATCTATGTTTTCAAGTTTTGCATATGCTCTATCTATTGTTACTCTGCTCACTTTGTTCAACGTCAGCGATCTTCTAGCAGTTACATATTACATCTCGGGCTTAGGGGTTGCATTTCTTATCATGTTTTTAACAAGATCGCTCTGGGAGAGAAGCACACTTACGATAAGGAGGTTAAATAGAAGACCTGATTCGAAAATCTTCTTGCTAACGTTTGTTTTGTCGATACTTGTATACTGGTTAACCAAATCCGTTTTCCTAGTAGTAGGAGTAATTGTTGATTGTGTGTTTTCATCTTTTCTTGGTGAATTTTATTTAGCGTTACTCTCCTCCTTGTCATGGATTCTTCTACCGTATCTAATAATATTTGAACCAAAATCATACAATGGACCTAGTAATCAAATATATATTGGTACAATTGAAAAAGTATTAATAAAAGGAGTAATTCCGGGCATATTTCAATCTGGTTATAGATATAAATGGGTTAATGAAAGAGGAAAATTTTACATAGATTTCAATAAAATGAAGAATTATAATTCTGTGATCATAGGATCCAGTGGATATGGAAAGTCGACCTTAGCTAGGACTATTCTGAGCCAGATTAAAATTGACTATATAGTCTTCGATATTCACGGGGAGTATTCTGACATTCCAGGAAAGAAGATAGATATGTCAGTTAATGGCTTAAACCCTTTATCGCTTTTTGAAAGATCTCCAAAACAGAGATCAACCGAAATAGCTATGATGCTGAAGTCAGTATTCGGTCTAGGAAACATTCAAACGATGACTATCTCAAATCTGCTGATTGAAGCCTATCAAGAAAAAGGGATATATGATGAAGATCGAAGTACTTGGAGCTTAGAGCCTCCAACAATTAGAGATCTAATTACACTCATCCAGAGAAAAAAGGTAGCTGCTATTAACTCTCAAGACATAAATCAGCTGAAAAGCATTGAGCCTTACCTGTTGTTCCTAGATTCTAACGTGTTTTTAGGGAAGGAAGACATTAAGGATCTTCTTAGAGGTCAGGTTGTACTAGATTTCTCTAAAGTAACAACGTCTCACATAAAATATATAATAATGGAATCTGTACTAATATCAATATTTAATTACATGTATAATGAAAAGTCTAACACCCTGAAAAGGTTGATAGTTATAGATGAGGCTCCTTTTCTCCTTGAAAAGGAAAGCGGCGAGAGGTTGGCAGAGAGGCTATTTGCAGAGGGAAGAAAGTTCGGCCACGGGTTTATTATAATCTCTCAGTACTCAAAAAAGCTAGAAAGAATAATAAATAACGCTACTCTTGTAATGGCTATGAGACTGAGCGAGCCGGACGAGCTCTCTTACATTTCAAAGATCATAGGAGGAAGATATATAAATGCTGAAAGGACAATCTACGAGAGCCTTTCAGGACTTGAGAGAGGAATGATGATAACAAGAGATATAACGGAGGATGAAGTAATAATTGTTCGCATAGATGGGAGGTAA
- a CDS encoding RNA polymerase subunit Rpo13: protein MSEDFEEESEPQVSSDEVRVEDEDEGIPAMSLQDIELLTKNTDIWHRLIAGKISIDEAKKEFEANNSLFESKTEKSKATQSKRKTTKKVKKAKKSKEE from the coding sequence ATGTCAGAAGACTTTGAAGAGGAGAGCGAACCACAAGTTTCTTCAGATGAGGTGAGAGTTGAGGATGAAGATGAAGGAATACCGGCTATGTCGCTTCAGGATATTGAACTGTTAACAAAAAACACAGATATATGGCATAGGTTAATCGCAGGTAAAATTAGTATAGATGAGGCTAAGAAAGAGTTTGAAGCAAATAACTCCCTGTTTGAAAGTAAGACTGAGAAAAGCAAAGCTACTCAATCTAAGAGGAAAACTACTAAGAAAGTTAAAAAGGCCAAGAAGAGTAAGGAAGAATGA